The Salvia splendens isolate huo1 chromosome 20, SspV2, whole genome shotgun sequence nucleotide sequence GTGTAGCTTCACAGTTGGCACAGCAAAAGGAATTCAATCTGAAAAAGCCCTCTGCTTACCATTATGATATAATGTTGCTGGGAGTGATGGTATGTAATTACAATCGCTATCGTTGGCTGATTATTTATGTTATCTTCTCTGCTGAGAGCTGTacctttttgttgttttagaCTTTGATCTGTGGATTACTCGGACTACCTCCTTCAAATGGCGTTCTTCCGCAGTCCCCTATGCATACTCGGAGTCTTGCAGTCCTCAAGAAGCAGGTAGGAGTTGCGAATGTGCAGAAATTCTCTCATCATACGAATGAATAAACTGTTTAATAATCGAGTGCTGATGATCTGCAGTTGTTACGGAAGAAAATGGTGAAATCTGCGAAGGAGGGCATGAAATTGCAAGCGAGCAACTCGGAGATATATGGGCGAATGCACGCTGTGTTTGTTGAAATGGAGGGTGGCGTACGTGCTCATTGCTGTCTCGTTCCATCTCTACATCTGTTGTTTAGTTTAAAGGTCTAATTTCGTGTTTTGCTGCAGCACGCTTCGGACAAAGACCTAGCAAGCTTGAAGGAAGCCGTCATGAGCCATGATGATACAGACTCAGATAACGCGTTCGACCCTGAAAAGTGCATCGATCTCTACTTGCCTGTTAGAGTAAACGAGCAGAGGGTCAGCAACTTGTTGCAATCCATACTTGTGGGAGTCGCTATATGTGCTACGCCCGTGCTCAGGTTGATACCTACCTCGGTCTTGTGGGGATACTTCGCCTACATGGCCATTGACAGTCTCCCCGGTAACCAGTTCTGGGAGAGGATTCTGCTTCTGttcgttccaccaggccgtcgCTTCAAGTAAGCCTCGTATATTATTACACTCTATAAATCAGAGACCACCATGGTTCTTTTTAACTTACTCGTGACTATTCATTCATCGGGCAGAGTCATCGAAGATTTCCATGCCTCGTACGTGGAGGGGGTGCCATTCAAGTACATCTTCATGTTTACGATCTTTCAGCTCGCCTACCTCCTACTGTGCTTCGGAATCACATGGATACCGATTGCTGGGATACTGTTTCCGTTGCCTTTCTTTCTCCTGATAAGCATACGAGAGCACGTTCTCCCCAAGATGTTCCCGCCTCACTATCTTCGCGAGCTAGATGCAGCTGAATACGAAGAAATCATTGGGCGCTCGTTCAGGAACAAGAGCCTATCCATCAAGGTAGTTCTTTTTATTATCCTATCCTCGCAATGGCTCTCAAAACACGTCGAAAACTGAGGCTGACTTCATGTGGAAAAGCAGGACAGGGAGATACCTGACATTGACGATGATGAAAGCTCCCCTGATGTATCATCTGCTGAGATATTGGACGAGATAACAACGCGCAGAGGTGAACTAAAGCACCGGTCAGTGAGCTTCAACAGCAGGCAGCAGCTTCAGGTTCGTTCTATTTCTGCAACGGCTTTGAGTTGATTAGGCGGAAACTATCCTTAGCGAGTTGTGTTTATGCAGGCTGTGCCTGAAGGTTCAGGCGGGGCATAGACACGCGATCAACAATGCTGCGTTTACAAGAGCGAGCTAAGCGAGGAGGGATTGGGAGAAAGGATGAGGGAAAATGGCATTATAGGAAGAAGTGATGGATTCTTCTTTTCTCAGCAGAAATCATGAGGTGCAAAGGCCCTTCATTTTTTCTGGCATTTGGAAAACAAAGGCTGATTAAGGAGGCATTGGAAGAGGAAGCTACTATATATGATGGTGTTTCACCTCATACCTGCTATTGAATTTCTAATATTTGTGTTAGGAATCCAAGAGTGGAATGAATTCAAATTCTTTCTTAATTTTACGCCAAATTGCCAAATAGTATTTAATCACAAAGTTTGGTCCAATTCTAGTCGGTCACGTATTTTTCAAAAAACAGAAcaataaattataaagtttGATCCAATTCTAGTCGTTTCCACGCTTTTcaaaaaactactccctccgtcccggactacttgcacttatttcctttctgggcgtcccaagttatttgcactctttcaatttttagtaaaaattatcatctacagccgcaattgttgactttgctatacacccATTCCTTAATTTCCGtgccaaaaaggaaatgtgcgagtagtccgagacggagggagtactataaatcACCAAGTTTGAAAAATTCGTAATCCGTCCATATTTAAGTAACAACGTATACTTGAGCGTTGAGTAACAAAGAATATAACTACGCACGAGTCATAGCTCAAAAAGATCCCTCGATGCAAAATGTATAACACAATGATATAGTACTTATAAATTTCGCTTATGTAAGAATCAAATAGAAATACAACAACTAGCACCAGAGTGGTAGAATAGTACCCTGCCACGATACAgagcactcgttttggaaaaatgataataaataattaaaataaagaaaatgtaaaataagagaaagattaatatagagaagactattaactatattattctctttttactttactttctctgcactttaactatttattataattttttcaaaataagtgctcaaaatgaaacgtctcgcctctactacagagggacggagggagtacaatttttagtaagaaaatattttttttttgcttaaatatacaaatattaagTTAAAATTCCAATTTATTTTCGAAGTGTTGCAAAATAATTAGTATgagatttattttaaatcaattaatgtttataaaaatatttgtaatgtaaaatcttaaaaaagttgaattatgtacatttatcagTATCCcaaacaaaattgataaagtaagaaagaaattaTAATAGTATAGTACATGGTACACAAATTTATACTGTGTCTTGGGCACCTAAGTTGATCTGAGCTCTAGTTCGATTAAACACTCATTTGTTGTAGCGACTTCTG carries:
- the LOC121782599 gene encoding boron transporter 4-like translates to MDGLKTPFKGVEKDLKGRLACYKKDWLDSCGSGASILAPTAYIFFASALPVIAFGEQLSRETDGRLSTPETLASTAICGVIHSIFGGQPLLILGVAEPTIIMYSYLYSFAKKTVGTELYLAWAGWVCAWTSLMLFLLAIFNACTVIKRFTRVAGELFGMLITVLFLQEAIKGVVSEFSIPKGENASEEKFQFQWLYTNGLLSIIFSFGLLITALKSTQARSWRYGSGIFRSLIADYGVPFAVIVWTAISYSIPSKIPSGVPRRLFCPDPWDSESLYHWTVLKDMGRVPAMYIFAAIIPALMIAGLYFFDHSVASQLAQQKEFNLKKPSAYHYDIMLLGVMTLICGLLGLPPSNGVLPQSPMHTRSLAVLKKQLLRKKMVKSAKEGMKLQASNSEIYGRMHAVFVEMEGGHASDKDLASLKEAVMSHDDTDSDNAFDPEKCIDLYLPVRVNEQRVSNLLQSILVGVAICATPVLRLIPTSVLWGYFAYMAIDSLPGNQFWERILLLFVPPGRRFKVIEDFHASYVEGVPFKYIFMFTIFQLAYLLLCFGITWIPIAGILFPLPFFLLISIREHVLPKMFPPHYLRELDAAEYEEIIGRSFRNKSLSIKDREIPDIDDDESSPDVSSAEILDEITTRRGELKHRSVSFNSRQQLQAVPEGSGGA